A single region of the Pararhodospirillum photometricum DSM 122 genome encodes:
- the rpoB gene encoding DNA-directed RNA polymerase subunit beta — MTMSLTSRKRIRKDFGRIPTVAPMPNLIEVQKSSYDQFLQIGVPQDVRTDTGLQEVFKSVFPIKDFSGKGELEFVSYELEEPKYDVDECQQRGMTFAAPLKVTLRLVVWDVDEETGSRSIRDIKEQDVYMGDMPLMTSNGTFIINGTERVIVSQMHRSPGVFFDHDKGKTHSSGKYLFAARVIPYRGSWLDFEFDAKDLVYVRIDRRRKLPATTLLYALEGKISEMLRAERAAEGRSVDPAELPGMTAEEILDFFYEKLTFNRDEKGWKVAFTADRLRGVKLVHDLIDARTGEIKLEAGTKVTARAARKLAEDGMTEMRVFTEELVGRYAAEDMINEDTGEIYAEAGDELTEAMLSEMEKAGFTELRVLHIDHVNVGPYIRNTLMVDKNTSREEALIDIYRVMRPGEPPTLETAEALFRGLFFDAERYDLSAVGRVKMNARLGFTMQEVPDTARVLRKDDILHILRVLVELKDGRGEIDDIDHLGNRRVRSVGELMENQYRVGLLRMERAIRERMSSVDIDTVMPHDLINAKPAAAAVREFFGSSQLSQFMDQTNPLSEITHKRRLSALGPGGLTRERAGFEVRDVHPTHYGRICPIETPEGPNIGLINSLATYARVNQYGFIEAPYRKVEDGQVTDEVVYMSAMEEGRYIVAQANRPADSRRPVRRRLGVLPQGRRLRDGGP; from the coding sequence ATGACCATGTCGTTGACCAGTCGGAAGCGCATTCGGAAGGACTTCGGCCGGATTCCGACCGTGGCTCCCATGCCCAACCTGATCGAGGTTCAAAAAAGCTCCTATGACCAGTTCCTGCAAATCGGGGTGCCGCAAGACGTCCGCACCGATACCGGCTTGCAGGAAGTCTTCAAGTCCGTCTTCCCCATCAAGGACTTTTCCGGCAAGGGCGAACTGGAGTTCGTGTCCTATGAGCTAGAAGAGCCGAAGTATGACGTGGACGAGTGCCAGCAGCGCGGCATGACCTTCGCCGCCCCCCTCAAGGTGACCTTGCGCCTTGTGGTGTGGGACGTGGATGAGGAGACCGGCTCGCGCTCGATTCGCGACATCAAGGAGCAGGACGTCTATATGGGCGACATGCCGCTCATGACGTCCAACGGCACCTTTATCATCAACGGCACCGAGCGCGTCATCGTCTCGCAGATGCACCGCTCGCCCGGCGTGTTCTTCGACCACGACAAGGGTAAGACCCACTCCTCGGGCAAGTACCTGTTCGCGGCCCGGGTGATCCCCTATCGCGGGTCGTGGCTGGATTTCGAGTTCGACGCCAAGGACCTCGTCTACGTGCGCATCGACCGCCGGCGCAAGCTGCCGGCGACCACCTTGCTCTATGCCCTGGAAGGCAAGATCAGCGAGATGCTGCGCGCCGAGCGGGCCGCCGAGGGGCGCTCGGTGGATCCGGCCGAACTGCCCGGCATGACCGCCGAGGAAATCCTCGACTTCTTCTATGAGAAGCTGACCTTCAACCGCGACGAAAAAGGCTGGAAGGTCGCCTTCACCGCCGATCGCCTGCGCGGCGTCAAGCTGGTGCACGACCTGATCGACGCCCGCACCGGCGAGATCAAGCTCGAAGCCGGCACCAAGGTCACGGCGCGCGCCGCGCGCAAGCTGGCCGAGGACGGCATGACCGAGATGCGCGTGTTCACCGAGGAACTGGTGGGCCGCTATGCCGCCGAGGATATGATCAACGAGGACACGGGCGAGATCTACGCCGAGGCCGGCGACGAACTCACCGAGGCCATGCTCTCCGAGATGGAAAAGGCCGGCTTCACCGAGCTGCGCGTCTTGCACATCGACCATGTCAACGTCGGCCCCTACATCCGTAATACCCTGATGGTGGACAAGAACACCAGTCGGGAAGAGGCGCTGATCGACATCTATCGCGTGATGCGTCCGGGCGAGCCGCCGACCCTGGAGACCGCCGAGGCCTTGTTCCGCGGCCTGTTCTTCGACGCCGAGCGCTATGACCTGTCGGCCGTCGGCCGCGTGAAGATGAACGCCCGCCTGGGCTTCACCATGCAGGAGGTGCCCGACACCGCCCGCGTGCTGCGCAAGGACGACATCTTGCACATCCTGCGGGTGCTGGTCGAACTGAAGGACGGGCGCGGCGAAATCGACGATATCGACCACCTGGGCAACCGCCGGGTGCGCTCGGTCGGCGAACTGATGGAAAACCAGTACCGGGTCGGCCTGCTGCGCATGGAGCGCGCGATTCGCGAGCGCATGAGCAGCGTGGATATCGACACGGTCATGCCCCATGACCTGATTAACGCCAAGCCGGCGGCGGCGGCGGTGCGCGAGTTCTTCGGCTCGTCCCAGCTTTCCCAGTTCATGGACCAGACCAACCCGCTCTCCGAAATCACCCACAAGCGCCGCCTGTCGGCCCTGGGCCCGGGCGGTCTGACCCGCGAACGCGCCGGCTTCGAGGTGCGCGACGTGCACCCGACCCACTACGGCCGCATCTGCCCGATTGAGACGCCGGAAGGCCCGAACATCGGTCTGATCAACTCGCTCGCCACCTACGCCCGCGTCAACCAGTACGGCTTCATCGAGGCGCCCTATCGCAAGGTGGAGGACGGCCAGGTGACGGACGAGGTCGTCTACATGTCGGCGATGGAGGAAGGCCGCTACATCGTGGCCCAGGCCAACCGCCCCGCTGACTCCCGAAGGCCGGTTCGTCGAAGACTTGGTGTCCTGCCGCAAGGCCGGCGACTACGAGATGGTGGCCCCTAA